A single genomic interval of Anthonomus grandis grandis chromosome 17, icAntGran1.3, whole genome shotgun sequence harbors:
- the LOC126746187 gene encoding proteasome activator complex subunit 3 isoform X2 codes for MADAKQVQDYKDTVKVQAEELVLKGFPETIVKLNTLLDTPQFKNRLFTEVHQDLSIPYPDPIVLNKNSDLPPAKKTKYDHSLSSNDSSKESSKMMVLPSGSVPTNKNLVELVETVKPQIRKLMEDSNLMKMWISFMIPKIEDGNNFGVSIQEDTLAEVQSVEAEAAAFFDQISRYFISRGKLISKVAKYPHIDDYRRAVQELDEKEYLSLWLMLSEIRNRYCALHDIVLKNIDKIKKPRSSNATESLY; via the exons ATGGCCGACGCGAAGCAA GTACAAGACTACAAAGACACCGTGAAGGTGCAAGCGGAGGAGCTGGTGCTCAAAGGGTTCCCGGAAACTATAGTGAAACTAAACACCCTGCTTGACACCCCGCAGTTTAAAAACCGCTTGTTCACCGAGGTGCACCAGGACCTAAGCATCCCCTATCCGGACCCCATTGTGCTGAATAAAAACTCAGATCTACCGCCCgctaaaaaaaccaaatatgacCACAGTCTCTCCTCGAATGACTCGAGCAAAGAGAGTTCGAAAATGATGGTTTTACCCTCGGGGTCGGTTCCGACCAATAAGAACCTGGTGGAGCTGGTGGAAACTGTCAAGCCACAAATCCGGAAACTGATGGAGGACtcgaatttaatgaaaatgtggATCTCGTTTATGATTCCCAAGATTGAGGACGGTAATAACTTCGGGGTGTCCATACAGGAAGACACTTTAGCCGAGGTGCAATCGGTCGAGGCAGAAGCAGCAGCGTTTTTCGATCAGATTTCCAGATATTTCATATCGAGAG GCAAATTGATATCGAAAGTGGCCAAATATCCGCATATCGACGATTACAGGCGCGCGGTCCAGGAACTGGACGAAAAGGAGTACCTCAGTCTCTGGCTGATGTTGTCGGAGATCCGGAATCGATACTGCGCCCTGCACGATATCGTTCTGAAGAATATCGATAAGATTAAGAAGCCGCGGTCGTCGAACGCCACCGAATCTTTGtactaa
- the LOC126746400 gene encoding pre-mRNA-processing factor 19 produces the protein MALVCAISNEVPEHPVVSPSSGAVFEKRIIEKYIQENGVDPISGKELHVEELIDIKTPPIVKPKPPSATSIPATLKLLQDEWDAVMLYSFTQRQQLQTARQELSHALYQHDAACRVIARLNKEVTAAREALATLKPQAGVTVVPQPAVAAEPSGVAAQPVEQAGMSAEVIQKLQEKATILTQERKKRGKTVPEELATHENIRSFKTLASLIGLHSASIPGILALDVHRSDTSKVLTGGNDKNAIVFNKDSEQVVAILKGHTKKVTKVIYHSNEDIVLTASPDSSIRVWHVPTSQTTLLLRCHDGPVTGLSLHPTGDYVLSTSEDQHWAFSDINTGRLLTKVSDNTNVPLTTAQLHPDGLIFGTGTADSQVKIWDLKEQSNVANFTGHSGAITTISFSENGYYLATAADDACVKLWDLRKLKNFKTLQLDEGYQIRDLCFDQSGTYLAVAGTDVRVYLCKQWQELKVFNDHTAAATGVRFGKHARFIASTSMDRTLKLYGLD, from the exons ATGGCTTTGGTGTGTGCCA TTTCCAATGAAGTGCCAGAGCACCCCGTGGTCTCCCCCTCATCTGGGGCCGTATTCGAAAAGCGAATCATCGAAAAGTACATACAAGAAAACGGAGTGGACCCCATAAGTGGCAAGGAACTACACGTAGAAGAGCTAATCGATATAAAAA CCCCCCCGATAGTGAAACCGAAACCCCCCAGTGCCACAAGCATTCCGGCCACCCTAAAACTTCTGCAAGACGAATGGGACGCTGTGATGCTCTACAGTTTCACTCAGCGACAGCAGTTGCAGACTGCGAGACAGGAATTGAGCCACGCCCTGTATCAACACGACGCGGCCTGTAGGGTGATCGCGAGGTTAAATAAGGAGGTGACGGCGGCCAGAGAAGCCCTGGCCACCCTGAAACCGCAAGCGGGCGTCACGGTGGTACCGCAACCGGCGGTGGCGGCCGAGCCGTCGGGCGTGGCCGCCCAACCGGTAGAACAGGCCGGAATGAGTGCCGAGGTGATACAGAAGTTACAAGAGAAGGCCACAATATTGACCCAGGAGAGGAAGAAACGAGGCAAAACGGTTCCGGAGGAGTTGGCCACGCATGAGAACATTCGAAGCTTTAAAACCCTCGCCTCCCTTATT GGTCTCCACTCGGCCAGTATTCCTGGAATTTTGGCTCTGGATGTGCACCGCAGTGACACCAGCAAGGTCCTTACGGGAGGAAACGACAAGAATGCCATAGTGTTCAACAAGGACTCGGAACAAGTGGTGGCCATCTTGAAAGGTCACACCAAGAAGGTCACCAAGGTCATTTACCATAGCAACGAGGATATAGTGTTGACCGCCTCCCCGGATTCTTCTATTAGGGTGTGGCACGTGCCCACCTCCCAGACCACTTTGTTGCTGCGTTGCCACGACGGGCCTGTTACAGGGTTGTCGCTTCATCCCACCGGGGATTATGTACTGAGCACCTCGGAGGATCAGCATTGGGCCTTTTCGGATATTAACACTGGACGGTTGCTTACTAAAG TATCGGACAATACGAACGTGCCGTTGACCACCGCCCAACTGCACCCCGACGGTTTGATCTTCGGCACCGGCACCGCCGACTCGCAAGTGAAAATTTGGGACTTGAAGGAGCAGAGCAACGTTGCCAACTTTACCGGTCACTCGGGTGCGATAACGACGATCTCGTTCTCGGAAAACGGTTACTACTTGGCAACGGCGGCAGACGACGCCTGCGTGAAACTGTGGGACTTACGGAAGCTGAAGAATTTCAAAACGTTACAACTGGACGAGGGCTATCAGATCAGGGATTTGTGTTTCGATCAGAGCGGCACGTATTTAGCGGTCGCCGGTACCGACGTCAG ggtcTACTTATGTAAACAGTGGCAAGAGTTGAAGGTGTTTAACGATCATACGGCTGCAGCGACCGGAGTGAGATTTGGCAAACACGCGCGATTCATCGCCTCCACCTCGATGGACCGGACTTTGAAATTGTACGGACTCgattaa
- the LOC126746187 gene encoding proteasome activator complex subunit 3 isoform X1, protein MMKNKSVQLIDSAMSCSPETQKVQDYKDTVKVQAEELVLKGFPETIVKLNTLLDTPQFKNRLFTEVHQDLSIPYPDPIVLNKNSDLPPAKKTKYDHSLSSNDSSKESSKMMVLPSGSVPTNKNLVELVETVKPQIRKLMEDSNLMKMWISFMIPKIEDGNNFGVSIQEDTLAEVQSVEAEAAAFFDQISRYFISRGKLISKVAKYPHIDDYRRAVQELDEKEYLSLWLMLSEIRNRYCALHDIVLKNIDKIKKPRSSNATESLY, encoded by the exons atgatgaaaaacaAGTCCGTACAGCTCATAGACAGTGCCATGAGCTGTAGCCCCGAGACCCAAAAG GTACAAGACTACAAAGACACCGTGAAGGTGCAAGCGGAGGAGCTGGTGCTCAAAGGGTTCCCGGAAACTATAGTGAAACTAAACACCCTGCTTGACACCCCGCAGTTTAAAAACCGCTTGTTCACCGAGGTGCACCAGGACCTAAGCATCCCCTATCCGGACCCCATTGTGCTGAATAAAAACTCAGATCTACCGCCCgctaaaaaaaccaaatatgacCACAGTCTCTCCTCGAATGACTCGAGCAAAGAGAGTTCGAAAATGATGGTTTTACCCTCGGGGTCGGTTCCGACCAATAAGAACCTGGTGGAGCTGGTGGAAACTGTCAAGCCACAAATCCGGAAACTGATGGAGGACtcgaatttaatgaaaatgtggATCTCGTTTATGATTCCCAAGATTGAGGACGGTAATAACTTCGGGGTGTCCATACAGGAAGACACTTTAGCCGAGGTGCAATCGGTCGAGGCAGAAGCAGCAGCGTTTTTCGATCAGATTTCCAGATATTTCATATCGAGAG GCAAATTGATATCGAAAGTGGCCAAATATCCGCATATCGACGATTACAGGCGCGCGGTCCAGGAACTGGACGAAAAGGAGTACCTCAGTCTCTGGCTGATGTTGTCGGAGATCCGGAATCGATACTGCGCCCTGCACGATATCGTTCTGAAGAATATCGATAAGATTAAGAAGCCGCGGTCGTCGAACGCCACCGAATCTTTGtactaa
- the LOC126746386 gene encoding peptidyl-prolyl cis-trans isomerase NIMA-interacting 4, producing MPPKKGAAKPSKPSKSEESGDKGKEKKGGTAVKVRHILCEKQGKCLEALEKLKAGQKFPEVAAAYSEDKARSGGDLGWMTRGSMVGPFQEAAFALPVSTVNNPVYTDPPVKTKFGYHIIMVEGKK from the exons ATGCCTCCAAAAAAAGGGGCCGCCAAGCCCTCTAAACCATCCAAATCCGAAGAGTCAGGCGACAAAG GCAAAGAAAAGAAAGGGGGCACGGCCGTAAAGGTGCGCCACATCTTGTGCGAGAAACAAGGCAAATGCTTGGAGGCCCTGGAAAAACTTAAGGCGGGTCAAAAGTTCCCCGAGGTGGCAGCCGCTTATAGCGAAGACAAGGCGAGATCGGGCGGCGATCTGGGCTGGATGACCAGGGGCTCGATGGTGGGGCCCTTCCAGGAGGCCGCCTTCGCCCTGCCCGTTTCCACCGTCAATAATCCGGTGTACACGGACCCCCCGGTGAAAACAAAGTTCGGTTATCACATTATAATGGTCGAAggcaaaaagtaa
- the LOC126746385 gene encoding uncharacterized protein LOC126746385 yields the protein MGNLLSGFKQCLRCSEKDILTENSLEAVREIITVLRNVRFPGNRWLLQVGDGLAHQGIVNEIVVCIENGSVRTVRNMLDAGWRLEASHALYVYLTRLKKSLIPEHIQSLALDNDNGNISPEVVAGDILGLIQDNLTSRHKTFLGLLLQLMDNNIKLSPADELRGRTLPVSMLPLFFNIENYHFMHEWRRILAIFVELIKQGPVALLGRENRSELFM from the exons ATGGGGAACCTACTGTCCGG ATTCAAACAATGCCTACGCTGCTCGGAAAAGGACATTTTAACGGAAAACAGCCTGGAGGCAGTGAGAGAGATCATTACGGTGCTGAGAA ATGTGAGGTTTCCGGGCAACCGCTGGCTGCTGCAAGTGGGGGACGGTTTGGCCCATCAAGGGATTGTCAATGAAATCGTTGTCTGCATAGAAAATG GCTCAGTGCGCACTGTAAGGAACATGCTTGACGCCGGCTGGAGACTGGAGGCCTCACATGCCCTCTACGTCTACCTCACTCGCTTGAAAAAGTCCCTTATACCCGAACACATACAATCCTTAGCACTGGACAATGACAATGGGAACATCAGCCCCGAAGTGGTTGCCGGAGACATCTTGGGGCTGATCCAGGACAACCTGACCAGCAGACACAAGACCTTTTTGGGGCTGTTGTTGCAACTGATGGataataacattaaattatCCCCCGCAGATGAACTGAGGGGTCGCACCCTACCTGTGTCCATGTTGCccttgttttttaatattgag aaTTATCATTTTATGCACGAATGGAGGAGAATCCTTGCAATATTCGTGGAACTGATCAAGCAGGGCCCCGTGGCCCTACTGGGCAGAGAAAACCGCTCGGAATTGTTTATGTAA
- the LOC126746384 gene encoding histidine protein methyltransferase 1 homolog isoform X2, protein MFKFNFSEQESSINQDTPRPPEAPNPTKSEQYVPEKDDNDVIKDIFTNCEEIPLSCGIKYFSTGHVLDILRSNEVSGDPIAGLSADEQHSDLQNGVYEGGLKVWECTFDLINHLTELKLDLKGKNVLDLGCGAGLLGILSLHVGALRCTFQDYNLEVLKYVTVPNLKLNGEELLDRSEFYSGDWESFFNQLTQKFDLILTSETIYNIDCYEKLHSTFEKLLKPDGAIYLAAKSYYFGVGGGIALFEDFLSRKNTFKAQRSWSCSEGLKREILEITFR, encoded by the exons atgtttaaattcaaCTTTAGTGAACAAGAATCGTCAATAAATCAAGACA CCCCTCGGCCCCCTGAGGCCCCTAATCCGACAAAAAGCGAACAATATGTGCCAGAAAAGGACGACAACGACGTAATAAAGGACATTTTCACTAATTGCGAGGAAATCCCTTTAAGTTGCGGCATAAAATACTTTTCCACCGGTCATGTATTGGACATATTGCGCAGCAATGAGGTGAGTGGCGACCCTATAGCAGGTCTAAGTGCTGACGAACAACATTCGGATCTACAAAATGGCGTCTACGAAG GAGGTTTGAAAGTGTGGGAGTGTACCTTTGACCTCATAAACCACTTAACCGAACTGAAGTTGGACCTGAAAGGGAAAAACGTGCTGGATTTGGGATGCGGTGCCGGTCTCCTTGGGATTTTGAGTTTGCACGTGGGGGCTTTACGTTGTACCTTTCAAGATTAC AATTTGGAGGTTTTAAAGTATGTAACTGTCCCGAACCTCAAGCTGAATGGTGAGGAGCTTTTGGATAGAAGTGAGTTTTACTCGGGGGATTGGGAGTCATTTTTCAATCAATTGACTCAGAAGTTTGATTTAATTCTCACCTCGGAGACTATTTATAATATCGATTGTTATGAAAAGCTTCACAGTACCTTCGAGAAGCTACTGAAGCCAGACGGAGCAAT ATATCTTGCAGCTAAGTCCTACTATTTTGGAGTGGGGGGAGGCATAGCCTTATTCGAAGACTTCTTAAGTAGGAAAAACACTTTTAAGGCCCAAAGGAGTTGGAGTTGCTCCGAGGGACTTAAGAGGGAGATTCTCGAAATTACTTTTAGATAg
- the LOC126746384 gene encoding histidine protein methyltransferase 1 homolog isoform X1, which translates to MFKFNFSEQESSINQDTPRPPEAPNPTKSEQYVPEKDDNDVIKDIFTNCEEIPLSCGIKYFSTGHVLDILRSNEVSGDPIAGLSADEQHSDLQNGVYEGGLKVWECTFDLINHLTELKLDLKGKNVLDLGCGAGLLGILSLHVGALRCTFQDYNLEVLKYVTVPNLKLNGEELLDRSEFYSGDWESFFNQLTQKFDLILTSETIYNIDCYEKLHSTFEKLLKPDGAMYPSPFVQTNRYSLETFLNSYFNRYLAAKSYYFGVGGGIALFEDFLSRKNTFKAQRSWSCSEGLKREILEITFR; encoded by the exons atgtttaaattcaaCTTTAGTGAACAAGAATCGTCAATAAATCAAGACA CCCCTCGGCCCCCTGAGGCCCCTAATCCGACAAAAAGCGAACAATATGTGCCAGAAAAGGACGACAACGACGTAATAAAGGACATTTTCACTAATTGCGAGGAAATCCCTTTAAGTTGCGGCATAAAATACTTTTCCACCGGTCATGTATTGGACATATTGCGCAGCAATGAGGTGAGTGGCGACCCTATAGCAGGTCTAAGTGCTGACGAACAACATTCGGATCTACAAAATGGCGTCTACGAAG GAGGTTTGAAAGTGTGGGAGTGTACCTTTGACCTCATAAACCACTTAACCGAACTGAAGTTGGACCTGAAAGGGAAAAACGTGCTGGATTTGGGATGCGGTGCCGGTCTCCTTGGGATTTTGAGTTTGCACGTGGGGGCTTTACGTTGTACCTTTCAAGATTAC AATTTGGAGGTTTTAAAGTATGTAACTGTCCCGAACCTCAAGCTGAATGGTGAGGAGCTTTTGGATAGAAGTGAGTTTTACTCGGGGGATTGGGAGTCATTTTTCAATCAATTGACTCAGAAGTTTGATTTAATTCTCACCTCGGAGACTATTTATAATATCGATTGTTATGAAAAGCTTCACAGTACCTTCGAGAAGCTACTGAAGCCAGACGGAGCAATGTATCCTTCTCCTTTCGTCCAAACAAACCGTTACTCCCTAGAGACTTTCCTTAATAGTTACTTTAATAGATATCTTGCAGCTAAGTCCTACTATTTTGGAGTGGGGGGAGGCATAGCCTTATTCGAAGACTTCTTAAGTAGGAAAAACACTTTTAAGGCCCAAAGGAGTTGGAGTTGCTCCGAGGGACTTAAGAGGGAGATTCTCGAAATTACTTTTAGATAg
- the LOC126746387 gene encoding uncharacterized protein LOC126746387 produces the protein METCSCERYKKIVEDFHFFTPGTLNSLIPRLAMPTDGCIAWKCNKANLQDMRPTKPAVIIRNIRTTSPEPPETKEEPLEAKWVPVMPGIVSQKAVNESKKLKTPF, from the exons ATGGAAACTTGTAGCTGCGAGAGATACAAGAAAATCGTcgaggattttcattttttcactcCGGGGACGTTAAATTCGTTAATTCCACGGCTCGCAA tgcCGACCGATGGGTGTATCGCTTGGAAGTGCAATAAGGCGAATTTGCAGGATATGAGACCCACGAAACCGGCCGTGATAATCCGGAACATACGAACCACATCGCCTGAACCACCGGAAACGAAAGAAGAACCGCTGGAAGCCAAATGGGTCCCAGTGATGCCCGGAATTGTCTCACAAAA GGCAGTGAACGAGAGTAAAAAGCTGAAAActccattttga